Proteins found in one Fusarium keratoplasticum isolate Fu6.1 chromosome 12, whole genome shotgun sequence genomic segment:
- a CDS encoding Oxidored-FMN domain-containing protein, translating to MSSTSKLFQPIRLGNMKLQHRIVMAPLTRFRADEDQVPLPQCLEYYAQRASSPGTLIIAEATSISPRHSAGSHAPGIWSQTQIDGWKKITDEVHAKGCFMYCQIFAPGRAGHKEEYPLYSSSAVSMTDGDSDAVPQEMTESDIWDCIADFKTAAQNAIKAGFDGVELHGANGYLIDQFSQNTCNIRTDRWGGSVENRSRFVLEATKAVVDAIGPDRVAVRLSPWSTFQSMKMNVELATRQFSHIIRGLKELRLSYLHLIESRVVNNIDCEKKEGLEFAFDIWGNQSPILVAGGFNSESAKNAVDEEYRDHNTLVVFGRYFVSTPDLVFRIREGIEMNPYDRSTFYTPVEIKGYTDYPFSEEFLGKASV from the coding sequence ATGTCGTCCACATCCAAGCTCTTTCAGCCAATTCGGCTGGGCAATATGAAGCTACAGCACAGGATCGTCATGGCCCCATTGACTCGGTTCCGAGCAGACGAGGATCAAGTTCCCCTTCCGCAATGTCTCGAATACTATGCGCAGAGAGCTAGCTCTCCCGGTACCCTGATTATTGCCGAGGcaacctccatctccccGCGTCATTCTGCAGGGTCACATGCCCCCGGCATATGGTCGCAGACCCAGATCGatggctggaagaagatCACCGATGAAGTTCACGCGAAGGGTTGTTTCATGTACTGCCAGATCTTTGCTCCCGGTCGTGCTGGCCACAAGGAAGAATATCCCTTATACAGTTCTAGTGCTGTATCCATGACCGATGGCGACTCAGACGCGGTTCCCCAAGAGATGACCGAGTCTGACATCTGGGATTGCATCGCTGATTTCAAAACGGCTGCCCAAAACGCTATCAAGGCCGGCTTCGACGGCGTAGAGCTGCACGGAGCAAATGGATACCTCATCGATCAGTTCAGCCAGAATACGTGCAATATCCGAACTGACCGCTGGGGAGGCTCCGTTGAGAACAGGTCCAGATTCGTACTTGAAGCTACAAAGGCCGTTGTCGACGCAATCGGTCCAGATCGGGTTGCTGTGAGGCTCAGTCCCTGGAGCACGTTCCAGTCCATGAAGATGAACGTGGAGCTCGCAACTCGACAGTTTTCCCACATTATCCGGGGACTCAAGGAGCTGCGTCTCTCTTATCTTCACCTCATCGAGTCACGGGTCGTAAACAACATCGACtgtgagaagaaggagggccTGGAGTTTGCTTTTGACATATGGGGCAACCAGTCTCCTATCTTGGTCGCTGGCGGATTCAACAGCGAGTCCGCAAAAAATGCTGTGGACGAAGAATACCGAGACCACAATACTTTGGTTGTGTTTGGGAGATATTTTGTCTCGACACCTGACTTGGTATTCAGAATCCGGGAGGGCATAGAGATGAACCCATACGATCGCTCAACCTTTTATACGCCTGTCGAGATCAAGGGGTACACTGACTACCCCTTCAGCGAGGAATTCCTAGGCAAGGCGTCGGTATAA